In Zingiber officinale cultivar Zhangliang chromosome 6A, Zo_v1.1, whole genome shotgun sequence, a single genomic region encodes these proteins:
- the LOC121998715 gene encoding receptor-like protein kinase: MQADFQIPLPSSSSAETKAKEEKLKSSSSGMAEEEERYFRKKGSYIIMAGFSHWHLLLLLLALFQLSNAMNSEGKALLALSNSLILPLSVNSTWNSSDQSPCGWVGIHCRRGFVTSIELAEQGISGSLGKEIGLLSRMRKLDLGINELSGSIPSELGNCTFLQYLDLSINYLSGEIPVTLQNLKKLSYLSLFTNSLSGNIPSLLFSNPYLETIYLNDNNLNGSIPSFDGNTCRVKFLWLGENNLFGPLPHSISNCSELEQLYLYMNQLTGPIPRTIHDLKEVDVSENGLAGNILFGSDTCKLEKLVLSFNQFEGEIPVALGNCTNLVNFSAVSNNLSGELPSALGLLTKLESLYLSINSLSGSIPPEIGQCQSLISLEMYENQLEGFVPRELGYLRNLETILLFSNNLTGEIPIEVWRITNLTTVLIYDNNFFGELPIQMCELQNLKNISIYGNQFTGIIPQCLGINGSLVQIDFTNSGLVGGIPPNICFRNQLVAMTLGYNMLSGAIPPGVANCSSLQRLILNNNNLSGSIPEFFRSSSLSYIDLSFNRLNGQIPQSVGNCVNLTMINWSGNKIEGPIPRQIGNLANLQVLNLSNNNLSDSVPFEISKCHKLYMLDLGCNSLTGTVPTSLDNLRLLSQLILQGNQFSGGIPSYLSGLNSLFKLQLGGNKLEGQLPVELGNLDMLQSLDISFNNLSGNLMPLGNLNSLTYINVSYNSFDGPLPRGLLKFLELSPSSFMGNPKLCISCQIGDSTCTNVTILERCSSSNNKSKGLSKIKIVIIALASVLLCALVLFLAGFFLLRCKKKKDDGSASLYGDSSFLLNKVIEATEDFSQKYEIGRGAHGIVYKVAFDTGELYAAKKIAFAGQKGSNPSMIREIETIGKIRHRNLVKLENFWLEGEYGLILYEYMANGSLHDVLHEIKPAPLLDWKVRYQIAVGIAHGLDYLHNDCSPAIIHRDIKPRNILLDADMVPHISDFGIAKLLDESSTQTTAIMGTIGYISPEVAYTTRKGKESDVYSYGVVLLELITRKMAVDPSFPDGVDIVGWVTSSLDVTSKIEAAVDKDLASEVMGTSETEEVNKVLSLAMRCVTREASKRPSMHNVVRELQDIKSIFIVSQK, encoded by the exons ATGCAAGCCGACTTTCAGATTccacttccttcttcttcctccgcgGAAACCAAAGCGAAAGAGGAAAAATTGAAATCATCAAGCTCCGGGATGGCCGAGGAGGAGGAGCGCTACTTCAGGAAGAAG ggttcttatatcataaTGGCTGGTTTCAGTCATTGGCATCTCTTGTTGCTGCTCCTGGCTTTGTTTCAGCTGAGCAACGCCATGAACTCAGAGGGGAAGGCCTTGTTGGCCCTTTCCAACAGCTTGATATTACCTCTGTCGGTGAACTCCACCTGGAATTCTTCAGACCAAAGCCCCTGTGGATGGGTGGGAATCCATTGCAGAAGAGGATTTGTGACTTCAATTGAGCTTGCTGAGCAGGGAATTTCTGGTTCATTGGGGAAAGAAATTGGGTTGTTAAGTCGTATGAGGAAACTAGATCTCGGTATCAATGAGCTTTCTGGAAGTATACCTTCAGAATTAGGCAATTGCACTTTCCTTCAGTACTTGGATCTCTCAATCAACTACCTTTCAGGTGAGATACCGGTGACCCTTCAGAACCTCAAGAAGTTGTCATACTTGTCACTTTTCACTAATTCATTGAGCGGAAATATACCGAGTCTTTTATTCAGCAATCCCTATTTAGAGACAATCTATCTTAATGACAATAACCTCAATGGCTCAATCCCTTCCTTTGATGGAAACACATGCAGGGTTAAATTCCTATGGCTTGGTGAAAACAATCTCTTTGGCCCTTTACCTCACTCAATTAGCAATTGTAGCGAGTTAGAGCAACTCTATCTATATATGAACCAATTGACAGGGCCTATTCCAAGGACCATACATGATCTGAAAGAAGTTGATGTTAGCGAAAATGGTCTAGCAGGGAACATTCTGTTCGGCTCAGATACTTGCAAGCTGGAGAAGTTAGTTTTGTCTTTCAACCAATTTGAAGGTGAAATTCCAGTGGCATTGGGTAATTGCACCAATTTGGTCAACTTTTCTGCTGTTAGCAACAACTTGTCAGGAGAGTTACCATCAGCACTCGGCTTGTTGACAAAGCTCGAGTCTCTTTACCTGTCTATCAACTCTTTGTCGGGGTCAATTCCTCCTGAGATAGGTCAATGCCAATCCTTGATTTCATTGGAGATGTATGAGAACCAACTAGAAGGGTTCGTTCCGAGAGAATtgggttatttgagaaatttagAGACCATTTTACTTTTTAGTAATAATCTGACTGGAGAGATTCCAATCGAAGTTTGGAGAATCACCAATTTAACAACTGTGCTTATCTACGACAACAACTTCTTCGGAGAACTGCCTATCCAAATGTGTGAGTTACAAAATTTGAAGAACATTTCTATCTATGGTAATCAATTCACAGGAATCATTCCTCAATGTTTGGGAATCAACGGTAGTCTCGTGCAAATTGACTTTACAAACAGTGGTCTTGTCGGTGGGATCCCTCCTAACATTTGTTTCAGAAATCAGTTGGTGGCTATGACATTGGGCTATAATATGCTTAGTGGAGCAATACCTCCGGGAGTTGCGAATTGTTCAAGTTTGCAGAGGTTGATTCTTAATAACAACAATCTTAGTGGCTCAATTCCAGAATTTTTCCGGTCATCAAGTTTGTCATATATTGATTTAAGTTTCAACAGGTTGAATGGACAAATTCCTCAAAGTGTAGGGAATTGTGTGAATCTCACTATGATAAATTGGTCAGGGAACAAGATTGAAGGGCCAATACCTCGACAAATAGGAAACTTAGCAAACCTCCAAGTTTTAAATCTGTCCAACAACAATTTGTCCGATTCAGTGCCTTTTGAAATTTCAAAATGCCATAAGCTATATATGTTAGACTTGGGATGCAACTCTTTGACTGGCACAGTACCAACAAGTTTGGACAACTTAAGGCTTCTCTCTCAATTGATATTGCAGGGCAATCAATTTAGTGGTGGAATTCCATCTTACCTTTCTGGGTTAAATAGTCTGTTCAAGCTGCAGTTAGGAGGAAACAAGTTGGAAGGACAGCTTCCAGTTGAGTTGGGGAATTTGGATATGCTACAGAGCTTagatatttcttttaataacctATCAGGAAATTTGATGCCTTTGGGCAATCTCAATTCATTGACATACATCAATGTTTCATACAATAGTTTCGACGGTCCACTGCCGAGAGGATTGCTTAAGTTTTTAGAATTATCACCAAGCTCATTTATGGGAAATCCTAAACTCTGCATCTCTTGTCAGATAGGTGACTCGACATGCACAAATGTCACCATACTAGAACGATGCAGCTCATCGAATAATAAATCCAAAGGCTTGTCCAAGATCAAGATTGTAATCATAGCTCTTGCTTCAGTTTTACTCTGTGCTCTAGTCCTATTTCTTGCAGGATTTTTCCTTCTCAGatgtaagaaaaagaaagacgatGGCAGTGCATCCTTATATGGAGATTCTTCTTTTCTACTAAACAAAGTGATTGAAGCCACCGAAGATTTCAGTCAGAAATATGAAATCGGTAGAGGAGCTCATGGGATAGTTTACAAGGTGGCCTTCGACACAGGAGAATTATATGCTGCAAAGAAGATTGCTTTTGCAGGCCAGAAAGGATCGAATCCAAGCATGATAAGGGAAATCGAAACTATTGGTAAAATCAGACATCGAAATTTAGTGAAATTGGAGAATTTTTGGTTAGAAGGCGAATATGGCTTGATATTGTATGAGTATATGGCAAACGGTAGCCTACATGATGTTCTCCATGAGATCAAGCCGGCACCACTCCTCGACTGGAAGGTGAGGTACCAAATAGCTGTTGGCATTGCCCACGGGCTCGATTATCTTCACAACGACTGCAGCCCTGCGATCATCCACCGTGACATAAAGCCTAGAAACATATTGTTGGATGCTGATATGGTACCACATATCTCGGATTTCGGGATCGCTAAGCTTCTTGATGAGAGTTCTACTCAGACAACTGCTATCATGGGCACCATAGGTTATATTTCACCAG AGGTCGCCTACACAACTAGAAAGGGCAAGGAGTCAGATGTGTATAGCTACGGAGTCGTCTTGCTTGAACTAATAACTAGGAAGATGGCCGTGGACCCTTCCTTCCCTGATGGTGTGGACATAGTAGGATGGGTAACTTCCTCCTTAGATGTGactagtaaaatagaagctgccGTGGACAAAGACCTTGCGAGCGAAGTCATGGGCACTTCCGAAACCGAAGAAGTGAACAAGGTGCTTTCTTTGGCTATGAGGTGTGTAACGAGGGAGGCAAGCAAGCGGCCTTCAATGCATAATGTTGTTAGGGAACTGCAAGATATCAAGTCCATATTTATTGTTTCTCAGAAATAG
- the LOC121998716 gene encoding uncharacterized protein LOC121998716, producing the protein MASTSVPAAALFRGASSACCSGGTLLPAGGGLRLRPHLRFAVSQPFDGRRRRSVLQFQTTRSHPFMLTRVVSRDGEGNQSTEEIIVDEQTLQRDLESAIEDEDYARAATIRDRLRLLHEDSKAAVFAANARFYRAFRNGDLASMRSIWSKGDHVYVIHPGAGRISGHDMVMGSWEIVCNADYDFPLQIDLKNVEVHVRGDVGYVTCMEVVKTKGSSWGKQVATNMFERIDGQWFICIHHASHIDD; encoded by the exons ATGGCGTCGACTTCCGTGCCCGCTGCCGCTCTTTTCCGGGGGGCTTCCTCCGCCTGCTGCAGTGGCGGAACCCTCCTTCCAGCCGGAGGAGGCCTCCGGCTCCGCCCCCACCTCCGTTTCGCCGTGTCCCAGCCATTCGACGGCCGACGCCGCCGCTCGG TGCTCCAATTTCAAACTACTCGATCGCATCCGTTTATGTTGACTCGGGTGGTAAGTAGAGATGGTGAGGGAAACCAAAGCACGGAGGAGATCATTGTGGACGAGCAAACACTTCAACGGGATCTAGAATCAGCAATTGAAGATGAAGACTATGCCCGTGCTGCTACGATCAGGGATCGCCTTCGTCTTCTCCACGAGGATAGCAAAGCTGCTGTTTTTGCTGCAAATGCCAGATTCTACCGGGCTTTCAGGAATGGCGATCTTGCATCTATGCGGTCAATATGGTCTAAAGGGGATCACGTATATGTGATACATCCTGGAGCAGGAAGGATATCTGGCCATGACATGGTGATGGGAAGCTGGGAAATCGTGTGCAACGCTGACTATGACTTTCCTCTCCAAATCGATCTGAAGAATGTCGAGGTGCATGTTCGTGGAGATGTCGGGTACGTTACATGCATGGAGGTCGTGAAGACGAAAGGAAGCAGCTGGGGAAAGCAGGTAGCGACGAACATGTTTGAGAGGATTGACGGGCAGTGGTTCATCTGCATTCACCATGCTTCACACATCGATGACTGA